The genome window GCGGAGGTCCACGGCGGCCTCAAATGCGGCGTCAGGAGCAATCGCACCGTGCCGAAGAGTGCGAACCAAAGCACCAGGATGACGGCTATCATCGTCGCTCGAGGCCGATCACGCCTGAGCAGCTTGCCAATCAACCATGCCAAAGCAGCGGTGAGAGTCGCAAGCAGAAGCGTCCCAACGACGTCGAGCCAGCGTTCGCGAGTCGTCGCGAACTCCCCCAACAGACTCAACGCCAGATACCACGCCGCGAGAAATGGCGCCGGGGCAGGGAGCCGCGCCCGCCAGCTCATCGTGGCACGACCGTGAACAGGATGCGCGCACTCTCCGGCAACGCTTCGCGCGCTTCGATCCGGCCGTGCTGCTCGCAGGCGGCAACGAACCGCGCCTCGGTATAGTCCGTGAAGATGTCCTCGCGGCTCACCAGCAACCGCTGCGCCTGCGGATCGCTCTTGGGCACCCACTCGATCACCACCCGGTGACCGAGTCGCATCAGGAATGCGAGGATAGCATCGAGTGGCAGGTTGTTGCCGATGGCAAGGTGATGCACCAGCGCCAGCGCGAGCACCAGATCGGCCGGGCCGCGCGCCTCAAGTGACATCCGCTCGTCGTGCGCCCACCCCTGCGAGGGCGAGGGATTGGTGAGGTCGACCCAGAGCGGCAGGATATCGGTACGCCCCGCCGCCTGCAGCCGCGTCAGCAGTGCCTCAATCGCGCCAGCGTCGCCGTCAATCGCCGTCACCTGAGCGCCACTGTCGGCAACGAGTTCGCTGTACCGACCGGTGTTGGCGCCGAGGTCGAAGGCGGTGCGCGGCCGGTGCTGCGTCGCGGTCGTGCGCACGAACGCTTCCTTGGCTTGCTGCGCTGCCGCACTGTAGCCGTCGGACGCGCCATAACCGCCCCATTCGGTGCGGCGTCCCTGCCAGGTCAGCGCCGCCACGCTCGACTGCAGATGTTCGAGCAGCGCCTGCAATCCGTCGCGGGTGACGCCGCGCCCCGCCGCGGCAGGGCGGGGCGACTCGGCGTGTTGCGCGATACCGCGTGCGTGCAGATGAATGTGGGCGAGCAATGATGGCTGCAGCCAGGTGCTGCGCGGCAGCAGGCGACTCACCAGATCGAGTGGCGGACCATCGATGTGAGTACGCGACAAGTCTCGCAGCCGCACATCGGTGTGACGCATCAGGGCGAGCGGACCGAGAAAGTGCTGACAGAACTGGCGGTACGCCGCCCACGGCGTGCCAGGTACGTACGCCGCGAACGAGAGGGTGTCAATAAAAAGCGCGCCGGCGCCGATGAACTGCACGTTGAACGCCGAGGCATCCTTCAGCGCCATCCCATGCTGCAAGGCGAGCAGTTGCACCTGCAAGGTGAGTTGCGCCGCGGCCAGCAACTGGCTCTGGCTCCACTCGTACGGATAGGAGATGAAGGGGATCTGATCGGGCGCGATGACCGCAACGGCGCGCTCGTCGAGCCGGTCGTAGAGCGAGACTTCGCGATGCGGAATCAGCAGGTCGGCGCGCCAGAGCGCATCGAGTAGTCCGGACGAATGCAGCAACGCCCAGTCGCTGGCGTAACTCGCGTGGAGTTGCCGGCGCGGGGCGCCATCCAGGAGATAGAAGACGCCGTCCGGATCCCGGAACGATGCGCCGACCCGCGCGCTGGTCATAGCAGCCGGCGACGCGTCAATCGACGAAAGAATCCGACGATCGCCTGCCAGGAACGACGAATGCCGACGGTGGCTCCGAGAATACCGGCCACGACGACCTGCACGACGATGCTCCCCGACATCGGGTCGACATAGGCCGCCGCGGGAGCGGGGGCCGCCAGGTGCCAGATCACCAGCAAACCGAAGCAGCTGGCTGCGCGTCGCAGGTACTTCCGTCGAACCGTCAACAAAACGAACACTCTCAGTGGATAGGGGACCGTTCCACTATGGGCAAGAAGTGGGCGCAAACTTCTCAGGGGAGGAGCTTGCCCCCCATCTGCTCGCCCGCCGCGTTCGGTGTCGGCTTGTCGAACAGGTATTCGTGCCCCTTCGGGAATCGCAGGGTGTGAGCCGGGGTGTGCTGCCGTTCCGCCTCGAGCGCGGTCCGGAACCAGATATGGAAGATCCCGCCATACATCCCGGTCTTCATCCCCGTCAGCGCCACCTGCTGGGCCTCACGGTACCGGCCCTCCCAGGTGAGGCACGCCGCCAGACTCGCCATCGCCGGAGCGAAATCCCGGAGGGCGAGGGCCTGGCGATAGAGCGGAATTGCCTCGGGGCACTTCTCTGCCTGTCGGTACCACTCGGCGAGCTGGATCATCGGCCCTTCGGACTTGTCGTAAAGCTTGAGGGCAATCCGGTAGGCGAGGATCCCCCGCTCGGTCGACTCCCGCCGATAGACCAGGGTCCCGAAGGCCACCCAGGCCCGGTAGCTCTCGGGCGCATCGATAATCGTCTGGCCCCACATCGACATCGAATTGCGCCAGATCTTGTGACGCGACCAGCTGCGAGAAGCACCCAGTACCGTGACCATCACGACCACCACCGCCAGCGCCCGTTGCACCAGCACCCGGCGTTCCGGCGCCACGACCCGCACTCCCTCGAGAGCGAAGGCCACGATCGCGATCATTGCTCCGATGCTCGAGAGGAAGAGGGTCCGCTCCGCCATCGCGATCCCGGTCGGGATCAGCACGTTGCTCACCGGGAAGAGGCCGATCGTGACCCACGCCATCCCGAAGAGAATCATCGGCGCGCGCTGCCGCAGCCGGACCGCGAGCACTCCGATGAGCCCGATGATCGCGAGGCCGAGCCACTGGTCGTAGCCCCAGCCGGTGGCCTGCACGATCACCCGGGGGGAGTAATCGGCCTGCAAGGTGGCGGGCCAGAGGTGGAGCCGAAGCCATTCTGGCACCACCGCGAGCATCGTCTCGAAGCGGTTGAAGAGAGTGCTCTTCTCGAAGACCTCGGCCGTGAAGGTCCCGCTGAGCCGGTCGGTCTGGATGAAGGAGCGGATCACCACCACCACTTCAGCTGCGAGGAACTGCACCAGCCAGACCGGTCGCACCATCCGCCAGCGTCCCGGCGACGCCGGCATCACGAAGAGCTCGGCCGCCACCAGCAGCGGCGCGAGCATCAGTCCGGTTTCCTTGAAATGTGCCGCAATCAGGGTGGTGAGCCCCAGCCCGACGGCGGCGCCCCACCCCAGCGGCCCTTCCCGCCGTCGATTGACATACCACGCAACGGCCAGGGCGCAGATCAGCCCGACCATCACCTCGGCCTGATTCACCGCGAGCGCGACTGCCTCCACATGGACCGGGTGGACGGCAAAGAAAAGTGCGGCGACCAGCGCCCCCCACCAGGGGAGGAGCTGCAGCGCGAGGATCAGGACCGCGATCGCCGACGCACTATAGATGGCGAGCTGGACACACTTGAAGGAGAAGGGAACCCCGCGGCCGAGCTTCCATTCGGTGGCAATGAGCAGGGAGGTCAGTGGGCGGTAGAGGTCGCGCTGGTAGGGAGCCGGCCAGTAGGCCTCGGTAAAGATCCGCTTGAACTTCCCCAGGTCCTGGGCCCGATCGTCCTCGATAATGAGGGGGACGTCGTCCTGCGCGAAGAAGTTGAGAAGCGTCGTTCCGCCACTCACGGCGGCGACCGTGGCAACCAGCACGCCCGCGAGGAGATTGCGGGTACCGCGGAGTCGGTGACGGAGCATTCGACCTGACTGAATGTGGTGAGACGCGAAGCGACCTCCCTCCGGTCCCTTGCAAACTACCGGCGCGGGGGAAGCCGGGAAAGGGGGCAGCGGGCCGCAGAGTGACGCAGTAACTCCTTATCTGACAATGCCTTCCGGAATGCCATCTGGCTTTGGCATCACTCCTGCTCTCTGGTCTGTCGTCAGACGGCCAGCGGTTGTGGGGCCGAATCGGCCGAGCGCGCCGTAACGCGCCACCACCAAAACGGAGATCCACCACCATGCTGTCCAACAACAAGAAGGGCTTCACCCTGATCGAGCTCCTCATCGTCGTCGTGATCATCGGCATTCTGGCCGCGATCGCGATCCCGAAGTTCGCCGCCACCAAGGACAAGGCGAAGCTGGCGTCGGTGAAGACCGACCTGCGCAACATCATGACCGCGCAGGAAGCGTACTTCTCTGACTACGCCACCTACACCGGCACGGTGCCGACCACGCTGTTCGCCCCGTCGACCGGCAACACCGCGTCGCACAGCGGCACGGCGTCGTCCTTCACCTCGACCGTGACGAACAGCAGCATCACGACCAACCCGAAGCAGTGCACCGTGACGGTTGGCTCGGGCACGGCGACCGACGGCCAGATCGCCTGCAGCTGAAGTAGCCTGGCTGCCTCCACAGCCGCTCAACGGGAGCTCCTTCGGGGGCTCCCGTTCTGTTTTCCCCCTTGCAATCCGCTGTGGCGACCGACCGACAACCTCCCGGGGTGACCCCGGTGTTGAGGCGCTATCTCATTGCAAATCAATGATTTGGAATGCCACACATTGGCTGGCACTGGATGTGCCTATCCATGGCTCCGGTCGCGCGGGAGTCACCACGCGGATACCGAGACAACTTTTCGCACCGGAGAGAGACACCATGCTGGCCAACAACAAGAAGGGCTTCACCCTGATCGAGCTCCTCATCGTCGTCGTGATCATCGGCATTCTGGCCGCGATCGCGATCCCGAAGTTCGCCGCCACCAAGGACAAGGCGAAGCTGGCGTCGGTGAAGACCGACCTGCGCAACATCATGACCGCGCAGGAAGCGTACTTCTCTGACTACGCCACCTACACCGGCACGGTGCCGACCACGCTGTTCGCCCCGTCGACCGGCAACACCGCGTCGCACAGCGGCACGGCGTCGTCCTTCACCTCGACCGTGACGAACAGCAGCATCACGACCAACCCGAAGCAGTGCACCGTGACGGTTGGCTCGGGCACGGCGACCGACGGCCAGATCGCCTGCAGCTGAATGCTGGTGTAGTCTTCTCTCCGGCCTCGATCGGCGGCGCAACGCCGTCGATCGAAGGTCAGAGCGGAATCACAGGGCAGCAGAGCAGCATCGGGTTCACAGCAAGCCGGAGGAGCACAGCGATGTCGGTCAATAATCGGAAGGGCTTCACGCTCATTGAATTGCTGATTGTTGTGGTGATCATCGGCATTCTTGCGTCGATCGCCATTCCGAAGTTCGCTGCCACCAAGGACAAGGCGAAGCTGGCGTCGGTGAAGACTGACATCCGGAATATCATCACCGGACAGGAAGCGTATTTCGCCGATTACGCGACCTACACCAACACGCTGCCGAACACGATCTTCCAGGCTTCCCAGGGCAACACGGCGAACGCTTCGGCGAACGCCACGTCCTTCACGGCGACCGTCACCAACGCGTCGATCAGCACCAACCCGAAGCAGTGCACCGTAACGGTCGGGTCGGGAGCGGCCACGGATGGGGTGATCAGCTGCAGCTGAGCAGGTCGGCG of Gemmatimonadota bacterium contains these proteins:
- a CDS encoding SAM-dependent methyltransferase produces the protein MTSARVGASFRDPDGVFYLLDGAPRRQLHASYASDWALLHSSGLLDALWRADLLIPHREVSLYDRLDERAVAVIAPDQIPFISYPYEWSQSQLLAAAQLTLQVQLLALQHGMALKDASAFNVQFIGAGALFIDTLSFAAYVPGTPWAAYRQFCQHFLGPLALMRHTDVRLRDLSRTHIDGPPLDLVSRLLPRSTWLQPSLLAHIHLHARGIAQHAESPRPAAAGRGVTRDGLQALLEHLQSSVAALTWQGRRTEWGGYGASDGYSAAAQQAKEAFVRTTATQHRPRTAFDLGANTGRYSELVADSGAQVTAIDGDAGAIEALLTRLQAAGRTDILPLWVDLTNPSPSQGWAHDERMSLEARGPADLVLALALVHHLAIGNNLPLDAILAFLMRLGHRVVIEWVPKSDPQAQRLLVSREDIFTDYTEARFVAACEQHGRIEAREALPESARILFTVVPR
- a CDS encoding prepilin-type N-terminal cleavage/methylation domain-containing protein; this encodes MSVNNRKGFTLIELLIVVVIIGILASIAIPKFAATKDKAKLASVKTDIRNIITGQEAYFADYATYTNTLPNTIFQASQGNTANASANATSFTATVTNASISTNPKQCTVTVGSGAATDGVISCS
- a CDS encoding tetratricopeptide repeat protein — its product is MLRHRLRGTRNLLAGVLVATVAAVSGGTTLLNFFAQDDVPLIIEDDRAQDLGKFKRIFTEAYWPAPYQRDLYRPLTSLLIATEWKLGRGVPFSFKCVQLAIYSASAIAVLILALQLLPWWGALVAALFFAVHPVHVEAVALAVNQAEVMVGLICALAVAWYVNRRREGPLGWGAAVGLGLTTLIAAHFKETGLMLAPLLVAAELFVMPASPGRWRMVRPVWLVQFLAAEVVVVIRSFIQTDRLSGTFTAEVFEKSTLFNRFETMLAVVPEWLRLHLWPATLQADYSPRVIVQATGWGYDQWLGLAIIGLIGVLAVRLRQRAPMILFGMAWVTIGLFPVSNVLIPTGIAMAERTLFLSSIGAMIAIVAFALEGVRVVAPERRVLVQRALAVVVVMVTVLGASRSWSRHKIWRNSMSMWGQTIIDAPESYRAWVAFGTLVYRRESTERGILAYRIALKLYDKSEGPMIQLAEWYRQAEKCPEAIPLYRQALALRDFAPAMASLAACLTWEGRYREAQQVALTGMKTGMYGGIFHIWFRTALEAERQHTPAHTLRFPKGHEYLFDKPTPNAAGEQMGGKLLP
- a CDS encoding prepilin-type N-terminal cleavage/methylation domain-containing protein; this translates as MLANNKKGFTLIELLIVVVIIGILAAIAIPKFAATKDKAKLASVKTDLRNIMTAQEAYFSDYATYTGTVPTTLFAPSTGNTASHSGTASSFTSTVTNSSITTNPKQCTVTVGSGTATDGQIACS
- a CDS encoding prepilin-type N-terminal cleavage/methylation domain-containing protein, producing MLSNNKKGFTLIELLIVVVIIGILAAIAIPKFAATKDKAKLASVKTDLRNIMTAQEAYFSDYATYTGTVPTTLFAPSTGNTASHSGTASSFTSTVTNSSITTNPKQCTVTVGSGTATDGQIACS